One Paraglaciecola mesophila genomic region harbors:
- the atpB gene encoding F0F1 ATP synthase subunit A: MAGSAGEQTISGYIQHHLTNAAVGEGFWTFHVDTLAWSVVLGLVFILSFRAVAKKASAGVPGKWQACVELIVEFVDDTVKSTYHGKSALIAPLALTIFVWVLLMNLMDLIPVDFLPTAAALIAGESMDVIAAGQSHTYMKVVPTTDVNMTFALSLGVFALMIFYSVKIKGFGGFMKELYAHPFNTPWLYWFNFLLELVSLLAKPLSLSLRLFGNLYAGELIFILIAGTIGVWQLPIHFLWAAFHLLVIPLQAFIFMMLTIVYLSLASEEH, from the coding sequence ATGGCAGGATCTGCTGGCGAACAAACCATTAGTGGTTATATTCAGCACCATTTGACCAATGCAGCGGTCGGCGAAGGTTTCTGGACCTTTCACGTCGATACATTAGCGTGGTCTGTGGTACTCGGATTAGTATTTATATTGAGCTTTCGCGCGGTTGCGAAAAAAGCAAGTGCGGGCGTGCCTGGCAAATGGCAAGCGTGCGTAGAACTTATCGTTGAATTTGTTGATGACACGGTAAAAAGTACCTATCACGGTAAGAGTGCGTTAATTGCTCCTTTAGCATTAACCATCTTCGTTTGGGTTTTACTGATGAACTTGATGGATTTAATCCCAGTTGATTTCCTTCCTACTGCAGCTGCGTTAATCGCAGGTGAGTCTATGGATGTTATCGCTGCGGGTCAGTCACATACTTACATGAAAGTCGTACCTACCACTGATGTCAACATGACCTTTGCATTGTCGCTTGGCGTGTTCGCGTTGATGATCTTTTATTCGGTAAAAATTAAAGGTTTCGGCGGTTTCATGAAAGAGCTTTACGCTCATCCTTTTAATACGCCTTGGTTGTACTGGTTCAACTTCTTATTAGAACTTGTTTCATTGCTTGCTAAGCCGTTGTCTTTATCACTACGTTTGTTCGGTAACTTATATGCCGGCGAGCTTATCTTTATTCTTATTGCAGGGACCATAGGGGTATGGCAATTGCCAATTCACTTCTTGTGGGCTGCATTTCACTTGTTAGTTATTCCGTTACAGGCGTTTATTTTCATGATGTTGACCATCGTGTACTTAAGCCTAGCGAGTGAAGAACACTAG
- a CDS encoding ParB/RepB/Spo0J family partition protein — protein MSAKKRGLGRGLDALLATSQASRNAQGNQPEQNDSELQQLAVEFLKPGKYQPRKDMSPDALEELASSIRSQGVIQPIIVRTVGNNEFEIIAGERRWRASQLAGLETVPCLVKDVPDEAAVAIALIENIQREDLNAMEEAQALERLMSEFELTHQEVATAVGKSRTTVTNLMRLNNLHDDVKLLLEHGDIEMGHARALLGLEGDAQLEAAHIVSGKGLTVRDTENLVRKFLEPATPKEEKKLDPDVVRLQDELSQNLGAPVQIAHNAKGKGKLVINFSSLDQLDGILLHIK, from the coding sequence ATGTCAGCGAAGAAACGTGGGTTAGGAAGAGGTTTAGATGCATTATTGGCTACAAGTCAAGCGTCGCGGAATGCACAGGGTAACCAGCCTGAGCAAAACGACAGTGAACTACAGCAATTAGCAGTCGAATTCCTCAAACCAGGAAAATACCAACCCCGTAAAGATATGTCTCCTGACGCGCTAGAAGAACTGGCATCTTCGATTCGCTCTCAAGGCGTTATTCAGCCAATTATCGTGCGCACAGTAGGGAATAATGAATTTGAGATTATTGCCGGTGAACGTCGTTGGCGTGCTTCTCAGTTAGCGGGTTTAGAAACCGTCCCTTGTTTGGTTAAAGATGTACCCGATGAGGCTGCGGTCGCTATCGCATTGATTGAAAACATTCAGCGTGAAGATCTTAACGCTATGGAAGAAGCTCAGGCGTTAGAGCGTCTGATGAGCGAGTTTGAATTAACCCATCAAGAAGTAGCTACGGCCGTAGGAAAATCACGTACCACTGTGACCAATTTAATGCGTCTCAATAATTTGCACGACGACGTTAAACTCTTATTAGAACACGGTGATATAGAAATGGGACACGCCAGAGCATTACTTGGCTTAGAAGGAGATGCTCAGTTAGAAGCTGCTCATATAGTGTCAGGTAAGGGATTAACCGTTAGAGACACCGAGAATTTAGTACGTAAATTCCTCGAACCTGCCACGCCTAAAGAAGAAAAAAAGCTTGATCCAGATGTGGTGCGTTTACAAGATGAATTATCACAAAACCTAGGTGCTCCCGTGCAGATCGCACACAATGCAAAAGGTAAGGGTAAGCTTGTTATTAACTTTTCTAGTTTAGATCAATTAGACGGAATTTTGTTGCACATAAAGTAA
- the atpE gene encoding F0F1 ATP synthase subunit C, with the protein MEILGNLYIAVGILIGLCALGPAIGFGLLGGKFLESAARQPELAPQLQVKMFIVAGLIDAIAMIGVAIALFLLFVESAKFAV; encoded by the coding sequence ATGGAAATCTTAGGAAATCTTTATATCGCGGTTGGTATTTTGATAGGACTATGTGCATTGGGCCCAGCGATCGGTTTCGGTCTTCTAGGTGGTAAATTTCTTGAGTCTGCTGCTCGTCAACCTGAGCTAGCGCCTCAACTACAAGTTAAAATGTTCATTGTTGCTGGTCTTATCGATGCAATCGCAATGATCGGTGTAGCTATCGCTCTTTTCTTATTGTTCGTTGAAAGCGCGAAGTTTGCTGTTTAA
- the atpF gene encoding F0F1 ATP synthase subunit B, whose amino-acid sequence MNINATLFGELIAFIFFVWFCMKFVWPPIMGAIEERQKKIADGLAASERGEKDLELAQAKATEQLKEAKTQAAGIIEQAKKRGSQIVDEETQRAHQERENIIAQGHAEIEAERNRAKEDLRKQVAALAVAGAERILERQIDAAAQSDIVEKLVAEL is encoded by the coding sequence TTGAATATCAATGCCACTCTATTTGGCGAACTAATAGCATTTATATTCTTCGTGTGGTTCTGCATGAAGTTTGTATGGCCCCCAATCATGGGCGCTATTGAAGAACGTCAAAAGAAAATTGCTGATGGTCTTGCTGCGTCTGAACGCGGTGAAAAAGATCTAGAACTAGCTCAAGCGAAAGCAACTGAGCAGTTGAAAGAGGCGAAAACTCAAGCAGCTGGAATTATCGAGCAGGCTAAGAAGCGTGGTTCTCAAATTGTTGATGAAGAAACGCAACGTGCCCACCAAGAGCGTGAAAATATCATTGCTCAAGGTCATGCTGAAATCGAAGCTGAGCGTAACCGTGCAAAAGAAGATTTGCGTAAGCAAGTCGCAGCGTTAGCTGTTGCCGGTGCTGAGCGAATTCTTGAGCGTCAAATTGATGCTGCAGCGCAAAGTGACATAGTTGAAAAACTTGTCGCCGAGCTATAA
- the atpG gene encoding F0F1 ATP synthase subunit gamma, with amino-acid sequence MASGKEIKGKIGSIKNTQKITSAMEMVAASKMKKAQDRMTASRPYAENIRNVIGHLANANLEYRHPYLEDREVKRVGYIVISTDRGLCGGLNTNEFKKVTKDAKKWQEQGVEVDFAALGAKSCAFFNRFGGNMLAAESGLGDAPSVKDVIGLVRIMLNAFNEGKIDRLYLVFNKFVNTMAQEPLIDQLLPLPKSEDKALKHRWDYIYEPDPKPILDTLLVRYIESQVYQGVVENAASEQAARMVAMKAATDNAGDLIDDLQLIYNKARQAAITQEISEIVSGAAAV; translated from the coding sequence ATGGCTAGCGGTAAAGAGATAAAAGGTAAGATCGGGAGTATTAAAAATACTCAGAAAATCACCAGTGCGATGGAGATGGTTGCTGCGTCTAAAATGAAAAAGGCGCAAGACCGTATGACTGCAAGTCGTCCATACGCTGAGAATATTCGAAACGTGATCGGTCACCTGGCTAACGCTAACCTTGAATATCGCCATCCTTATTTAGAAGACCGTGAAGTTAAACGTGTCGGCTATATCGTTATCTCAACTGACCGTGGTTTGTGTGGTGGTTTGAACACCAACGAATTTAAAAAGGTCACGAAAGATGCGAAGAAATGGCAAGAACAAGGTGTAGAAGTTGATTTTGCAGCTTTAGGTGCTAAATCTTGTGCGTTCTTTAATCGTTTCGGCGGCAATATGTTGGCTGCTGAATCAGGCCTTGGTGATGCACCAAGTGTGAAAGACGTGATTGGTTTAGTACGTATTATGCTTAACGCCTTCAACGAAGGTAAAATCGACCGCCTGTATTTGGTGTTTAATAAGTTTGTTAACACCATGGCTCAAGAGCCACTGATCGATCAATTGTTACCTTTGCCTAAATCTGAAGATAAAGCATTAAAGCACCGCTGGGATTACATCTACGAACCTGATCCAAAACCCATTTTGGATACGCTATTGGTTCGTTACATTGAATCTCAGGTTTATCAAGGCGTAGTAGAAAATGCTGCGTCCGAGCAAGCAGCTCGTATGGTCGCGATGAAAGCGGCCACAGATAACGCAGGTGACTTAATTGATGACTTACAACTGATATACAACAAAGCTCGTCAAGCAGCAATCACACAGGAAATCAGTGAGATTGTAAGCGGCGCGGCAGCGGTGTAG
- the atpA gene encoding F0F1 ATP synthase subunit alpha, which yields MQLNSTEIAELIKQRIEQFEVVSEARNEGTIVGVTDGIIRIHGLADVMQGEMIELPGNRYAIALNLERDSVGAVVMGPYADLQEGAKVTSSGRILEVPVGRGLLGRVVNTLGAPIDGKGAIDADGFEPVEKIAPGVIERQSVDQPIQTGYKSVDAMIPVGRGQRELVIGDRQTGKTALAIDAIINQKDSGVKCVYVAVGQKASTIANVVRKLEEHGAMAHTIVVAASASESAALQYLAPYSGCTMGEYFRDRGEDALIVYDDLSKQAVAYRQISLLLRRPPGREAYPGDVFYLHSRLLERAARVNENYVENFTKGEVKGKTGSLTALPIIETQAGDVSAFVPTNVISITDGQIFLETDLFNSGIRPAVNAGISVSRVGGAAQTKIVKKLGGGIRLALAQYRELAAFSQFASDLDEATRAQLEHGERVMELMKQNQYAPLSVADMSVSLFAVEKGYLKDVELDKILDFEAALHSYMNSEYAELIKTINETGNFNGEIEATLAEALEKFKATQTW from the coding sequence ATGCAACTGAATTCCACTGAAATTGCAGAACTGATCAAACAGCGAATTGAACAGTTTGAAGTAGTAAGTGAAGCTCGTAACGAAGGAACTATCGTTGGTGTAACTGACGGTATTATCCGTATTCATGGCCTTGCAGATGTAATGCAAGGTGAAATGATTGAGCTTCCTGGTAATCGCTACGCTATCGCATTGAACCTAGAGCGTGACTCTGTAGGTGCGGTTGTTATGGGCCCTTACGCTGACCTTCAAGAAGGCGCAAAGGTAACTTCATCAGGTCGTATCCTTGAAGTACCAGTTGGTCGTGGTTTGCTAGGTCGTGTTGTTAACACACTTGGCGCACCGATCGATGGTAAAGGTGCAATTGACGCTGATGGTTTTGAGCCTGTAGAAAAAATTGCCCCTGGCGTTATCGAACGTCAGTCGGTTGATCAGCCTATTCAAACTGGTTATAAATCAGTCGATGCCATGATCCCAGTAGGTCGTGGACAACGTGAATTGGTTATCGGTGACCGTCAAACAGGTAAAACTGCTTTGGCCATTGATGCGATCATCAACCAGAAAGATTCTGGCGTTAAATGTGTTTACGTAGCGGTTGGCCAAAAGGCTTCAACTATCGCTAATGTAGTACGTAAGCTTGAAGAGCACGGTGCAATGGCTCATACCATTGTTGTTGCGGCATCAGCTTCTGAATCAGCAGCATTGCAATACCTTGCTCCTTATTCTGGTTGTACTATGGGTGAATACTTCCGTGACCGCGGTGAAGATGCGTTGATCGTATACGATGACCTATCTAAGCAAGCTGTTGCGTATCGTCAAATTTCACTATTACTACGTCGTCCGCCGGGTCGCGAAGCATACCCTGGTGACGTTTTCTACTTGCACTCGCGTCTTCTAGAGCGTGCAGCACGTGTTAACGAAAACTACGTAGAGAATTTCACCAAGGGTGAAGTAAAAGGTAAAACAGGCTCTTTGACTGCATTACCGATTATCGAAACTCAAGCAGGTGACGTATCAGCATTCGTACCTACCAACGTAATCTCAATTACCGATGGTCAGATTTTCTTGGAAACTGACTTGTTTAACTCAGGTATTCGTCCTGCGGTTAACGCGGGTATTTCAGTATCACGTGTTGGTGGTGCAGCCCAGACTAAAATCGTTAAGAAGTTAGGTGGTGGTATCCGTCTAGCACTTGCTCAGTACCGTGAATTGGCAGCTTTCTCTCAATTTGCATCTGACCTTGACGAAGCGACTCGTGCTCAATTAGAGCATGGTGAGCGTGTTATGGAATTAATGAAGCAGAACCAATATGCACCACTTTCAGTGGCTGATATGTCTGTTTCATTGTTCGCTGTTGAAAAAGGTTACTTGAAAGACGTTGAGCTAGACAAGATCTTAGATTTTGAAGCTGCGTTGCACTCGTACATGAACAGCGAATACGCAGAGCTGATTAAAACTATCAATGAGACAGGTAATTTCAACGGTGAAATTGAAGCCACGTTAGCTGAAGCTTTAGAGAAATTTAAAGCGACACAAACTTGGTAG
- the atpH gene encoding F0F1 ATP synthase subunit delta: MSELTTIARPYAKAAFDYAVEQKIIAGWQEMLVFAGEVAKNPDIKNLMSGAVAPDTLAEVFNQICGEQLDQHGQNLIKVLAENKRLQALPEISELFNEFKTEFDKEIEADVISATELNEKQQADISGALEKRLARKVKLNCSVDPTLIAGVKIKAGDTVIDGSVKSKLNRLTDALQA, translated from the coding sequence ATGTCTGAATTGACAACGATTGCTCGCCCTTACGCAAAAGCTGCGTTCGATTATGCGGTTGAGCAGAAAATTATCGCAGGCTGGCAAGAAATGCTGGTTTTCGCAGGTGAAGTAGCAAAAAATCCGGACATCAAAAACTTAATGTCTGGGGCCGTTGCGCCTGACACTCTTGCGGAAGTTTTTAACCAAATCTGTGGTGAACAACTTGACCAACATGGTCAGAACCTGATTAAGGTTTTGGCTGAAAATAAACGTCTTCAAGCACTTCCTGAAATATCAGAGTTGTTTAACGAATTCAAAACTGAATTCGACAAAGAGATCGAAGCAGATGTTATTTCTGCTACCGAACTTAATGAAAAACAACAGGCTGATATCAGTGGAGCTCTTGAAAAGCGTCTTGCACGAAAAGTTAAGCTGAATTGTAGCGTCGACCCTACCCTGATCGCCGGAGTAAAAATTAAAGCCGGTGATACAGTGATTGATGGCTCGGTTAAAAGTAAATTAAACCGTCTCACAGACGCGTTACAAGCATAA
- a CDS encoding ATP synthase subunit I — MIASLTAPGRALAKNIFYCQMTIIIALSVFFAVIYGQNSAISSLFGGVICLLPNVIFAYFAFKYAGASKNKLVVQQFNKGSKLKFFATIVLFIVAYQWKGLQPLPLMLSYVVTLVSQWPVIIFLGRVKQ; from the coding sequence TTGATAGCGAGTTTAACCGCACCGGGTCGAGCGTTGGCGAAAAATATTTTTTATTGCCAAATGACTATTATCATCGCCCTAAGTGTATTTTTTGCGGTAATTTATGGACAAAACTCGGCAATATCATCCCTGTTTGGTGGAGTAATATGCTTACTCCCAAACGTCATTTTTGCCTACTTTGCATTTAAATATGCCGGTGCGAGTAAGAACAAACTGGTTGTTCAGCAATTTAATAAAGGCTCAAAACTCAAATTCTTCGCCACAATCGTATTGTTTATCGTGGCATATCAATGGAAAGGACTACAACCTTTACCCTTGATGTTGAGTTACGTTGTGACATTAGTCAGTCAATGGCCAGTAATAATTTTTTTAGGTCGCGTTAAACAGTAA
- a CDS encoding ParA family protein produces MGKVIAIANQKGGVGKTTTAVNVAASMAATKRKVLLIDLDPQGNATMGSGVDKYDDPNTCYELLIEEKPIQEVVIKDTSGKYDLIAANTDVTAAEIKLMEVFAREVRLRNALAPVRNYYDFIFIDCPPSLNQLTVNAMAAADSVLVPMQCEYYALEGLTALMDTIKKLASVVNPELTIEGVLRTMYDPRNRLANDVSEQLKRHFGEQVYRTVIPRNVRLAEAPSFGTPAMYYDRSSTGSKAYLALAGEILRRSKKESVAKVS; encoded by the coding sequence TTGGGAAAAGTCATTGCCATTGCCAATCAAAAAGGTGGCGTCGGTAAAACTACTACTGCGGTAAATGTGGCTGCTTCTATGGCAGCAACGAAGCGTAAAGTCTTGTTGATCGACTTAGATCCCCAAGGTAACGCCACCATGGGTAGCGGTGTTGATAAATACGACGACCCCAATACCTGTTATGAATTGTTGATTGAAGAAAAGCCCATTCAAGAAGTGGTGATCAAAGATACTTCTGGGAAATATGATTTAATTGCTGCAAATACCGACGTAACAGCAGCCGAAATTAAGCTAATGGAAGTTTTCGCCCGTGAGGTAAGATTGCGCAACGCATTGGCTCCTGTACGCAATTATTATGACTTTATCTTTATCGACTGCCCTCCTTCGTTAAACCAGTTAACTGTGAACGCAATGGCCGCAGCAGATTCAGTCCTTGTTCCTATGCAATGTGAGTATTACGCCTTAGAAGGCTTGACCGCGTTGATGGATACCATCAAAAAGCTTGCGTCGGTAGTCAATCCTGAATTAACAATTGAAGGGGTATTGCGCACCATGTACGATCCGCGTAATCGCCTTGCCAATGATGTATCTGAACAGTTAAAGCGACATTTTGGCGAACAAGTATATCGTACTGTTATTCCGCGCAACGTACGCTTGGCTGAAGCGCCAAGTTTTGGTACTCCGGCTATGTACTATGATCGTTCATCAACTGGGTCAAAGGCGTATTTAGCCCTTGCAGGTGAGATATTACGTCGCAGTAAAAAAGAAAGCGTTGCTAAAGTTAGTTAA
- the mnmG gene encoding tRNA uridine-5-carboxymethylaminomethyl(34) synthesis enzyme MnmG, which yields MFYQQQFDVIVVGGGHAGTEAALAAARMGSNTLLLTHNIETLGQMSCNPAIGGIGKGHLVKEIDALGGSMATAIDKAGIQFRTLNSSKGPAVRATRAQADRSLYRSAIRDIVEHQDNLTIFQQSCDDLIVENDQVTGVVTQMGLKFHARSVVITVGTFLGGTIHIGMENYKGGRAGDPPSIALADRLRALPFRVSRLKTGTPARLDARTLDYSVMQEQLGDSPTPVFSFMGKNEDHPRQIACYITHTNSKTHDIIRGGLDRSPMYTGVIEGIGPRYCPSIEDKINRFADKDSHQIFVEPEGLNSIEVYPNGISTSLPFDVQYELVRSIKGFENAHIIRPGYAIEYDFFDPRDLKQTLETKFIKGLFFAGQINGTTGYEEAGAQGLVAGANASLQCQGKDPLILRRDEAYMGVLIDDLATMGTKEPYRMFTSRAEYRLLLREDNADIRLTTKGHELGLVDEARWQAFNRKLEAIELERQRLRDTWVHPKHVAAEVLNPLLKNALSKENTLEDLIRRPEMTYETLMKVTDFGPGIEDPKAAEQVEIQIKYAGYIERQQEEIAKSRKNENTLIPVDFDYSQISGLSNEVVAKLTDAKPETLGLASRISGITPAAISLLLVYLKKHGLLRKSERKSA from the coding sequence ATGTTTTATCAACAACAATTTGATGTCATCGTTGTAGGTGGTGGTCATGCAGGCACTGAAGCCGCGCTAGCAGCTGCGCGCATGGGTTCAAACACGCTGCTATTGACGCACAACATTGAAACCTTGGGTCAGATGTCATGTAATCCAGCAATTGGTGGGATCGGCAAAGGCCATTTGGTTAAAGAAATCGATGCTTTAGGTGGCAGCATGGCTACGGCCATCGATAAAGCCGGGATCCAATTTAGAACGCTTAATTCAAGCAAAGGCCCTGCTGTTCGTGCTACCCGTGCTCAAGCGGATAGATCCTTATATCGATCTGCCATACGCGACATTGTTGAACATCAAGATAATCTGACTATTTTCCAACAGTCTTGCGATGACCTTATTGTTGAAAATGATCAAGTCACAGGTGTAGTAACACAAATGGGCCTTAAATTTCACGCTAGAAGCGTTGTAATTACCGTAGGCACGTTTTTAGGCGGCACCATACATATCGGTATGGAAAACTATAAAGGGGGCCGTGCTGGCGATCCTCCTTCCATTGCTTTAGCCGATCGCTTACGCGCTTTACCATTTCGTGTATCACGTTTAAAAACAGGGACGCCGGCCCGCTTAGATGCAAGAACGCTCGACTACAGCGTGATGCAAGAGCAATTGGGTGACAGCCCTACTCCGGTATTTTCATTTATGGGGAAAAATGAAGATCACCCAAGGCAAATAGCGTGTTATATCACTCATACTAACAGTAAAACGCACGATATCATTCGTGGCGGGCTGGATCGTTCCCCTATGTACACAGGGGTTATTGAAGGGATTGGCCCACGTTATTGCCCATCGATAGAAGACAAGATTAATCGTTTTGCAGATAAAGATTCACACCAAATATTTGTTGAACCAGAAGGCTTGAACAGCATTGAAGTTTACCCAAATGGCATATCAACAAGTCTGCCGTTTGACGTTCAATATGAGTTAGTTCGTTCGATCAAAGGGTTTGAAAATGCACATATTATTCGTCCTGGTTATGCGATCGAATATGATTTCTTTGATCCACGAGATCTAAAGCAAACCCTAGAAACAAAATTTATTAAAGGATTATTCTTTGCTGGCCAAATCAATGGTACTACTGGCTACGAAGAAGCAGGCGCCCAAGGGTTAGTTGCAGGTGCGAATGCCTCACTGCAATGCCAAGGCAAGGATCCTTTGATCTTGCGTCGTGATGAAGCCTACATGGGCGTACTGATCGACGATCTCGCCACCATGGGTACAAAAGAACCTTATCGTATGTTTACCAGCCGCGCTGAATACCGTTTGTTGCTACGTGAAGATAACGCGGATATCAGATTAACCACCAAGGGACATGAGCTAGGTTTAGTCGACGAAGCTCGCTGGCAAGCCTTTAACCGCAAGCTAGAAGCGATCGAACTTGAACGTCAACGATTACGTGATACTTGGGTGCATCCAAAACATGTAGCTGCGGAGGTGTTAAACCCCCTATTAAAAAATGCGTTGAGTAAAGAAAATACCTTAGAGGATTTGATTCGTCGTCCCGAAATGACCTATGAAACCTTGATGAAAGTAACGGACTTTGGACCAGGGATCGAAGATCCAAAAGCGGCAGAACAGGTAGAAATACAGATCAAATACGCTGGATATATTGAGCGTCAGCAAGAAGAGATCGCGAAATCCCGTAAGAATGAGAATACGTTGATCCCTGTTGACTTTGACTACAGCCAGATCTCTGGTCTGTCGAATGAAGTGGTTGCTAAATTGACTGATGCTAAGCCTGAAACCTTAGGCCTTGCCTCTCGTATATCGGGTATTACACCAGCTGCTATTTCTTTGCTGCTTGTATATTTGAAAAAGCATGGGTTGCTTAGAAAATCAGAGCGAAAATCAGCCTAA
- the rsmG gene encoding 16S rRNA (guanine(527)-N(7))-methyltransferase RsmG has protein sequence MTDNFHTLKLKLEQYISQTDLQVSEEQISKLVGFVQLIHKWNKAYNLTSVRDPESMLIKHIMDSIVVAPHLQQSHYIDVGTGPGLPGIPLAIMLPQTHFTLLDSLGKRVRFMKQVAYELKLDNIQPVQSRVEEFTSTHQLNGVLSRAFASLNDMLSWCQHLIDSKGTFIALKGQLPQQEIDELSEGFTVTDIMALHVPELEGERHLIKIVKS, from the coding sequence ATGACAGACAATTTCCACACGTTAAAGTTAAAATTGGAACAATACATAAGCCAGACAGATTTACAGGTTTCTGAGGAGCAAATCAGTAAATTAGTCGGGTTCGTGCAATTAATTCATAAATGGAACAAAGCGTATAACTTAACTTCGGTAAGGGATCCTGAGTCTATGTTGATAAAACATATAATGGATTCCATTGTCGTAGCGCCCCATTTACAGCAAAGCCACTATATCGATGTGGGGACTGGACCTGGTCTACCGGGGATACCCCTTGCGATCATGTTGCCGCAAACACACTTCACTTTGCTTGATAGCCTAGGTAAGCGCGTCAGGTTTATGAAACAAGTCGCGTATGAACTTAAACTTGACAATATTCAGCCTGTGCAATCTAGAGTGGAAGAATTTACTAGTACTCATCAACTCAACGGCGTACTCAGTCGCGCATTTGCCTCATTAAATGACATGTTATCTTGGTGCCAACATCTCATTGATAGCAAAGGAACATTCATCGCATTAAAAGGGCAATTACCTCAACAAGAAATCGACGAATTGTCTGAGGGCTTTACTGTAACTGATATTATGGCGTTACATGTTCCTGAATTAGAGGGTGAGAGGCATCTAATAAAGATTGTTAAGTCATAA
- the atpD gene encoding F0F1 ATP synthase subunit beta, translated as MSQGKVVQIIGAVVDIEFPQDSVPKIYDALRIAEGDLQGLTLEVQQQLGGGVVRTIALGTTDGLRRGLAVDNTGEAIQVPVGKATLGRIMDVLGNPIDEAGPIGEEERMSIHREAPTYEDQSSSIELLETGIKVIDLVCPFAKGGKVGLFGGAGVGKTVNMMELIRNIAIEHSGYSVFAGVGERTREGNDFYHEMNESNVLDKVSLVYGQMNEPPGNRLRVALTGLTMAEKFRDEGRDVLFFVDNIYRYTLAGTEVSALLGRMPSAVGYQPTLAEEMGVLQERIASTKTGSITSIQAVYVPADDLTDPSPATTFAHLDATVVLSRDIASLGIYPAVDPLDSTSRQLDPLVIGQEHYETARGVQSVLQRYKELKDIIAILGMDELSEEDKLSVSRARKIQRFLSQPFFVAEVFTGSPGKYVSLKDTISGFKGILEGEFDDLPEQAFYMVGSIEEASEKAKKM; from the coding sequence ATGAGTCAAGGTAAGGTCGTCCAAATCATTGGCGCCGTTGTGGATATTGAATTTCCACAAGATTCGGTTCCAAAAATATATGACGCATTGCGTATCGCCGAAGGTGATTTGCAAGGTTTGACCCTAGAAGTGCAGCAACAACTTGGTGGTGGCGTAGTGCGTACAATCGCATTGGGCACGACCGATGGCTTGCGCCGTGGTTTAGCAGTAGATAATACTGGTGAAGCTATTCAGGTTCCAGTTGGTAAGGCTACTCTTGGTCGTATCATGGATGTATTGGGTAACCCAATCGACGAAGCAGGCCCTATTGGTGAAGAAGAGCGTATGTCTATTCACCGTGAAGCGCCTACTTATGAAGATCAATCAAGTTCAATTGAACTACTTGAAACAGGCATCAAGGTTATCGACTTGGTATGTCCGTTCGCTAAGGGTGGTAAAGTTGGTCTATTCGGTGGTGCCGGTGTTGGTAAAACCGTAAACATGATGGAGCTTATCCGTAACATCGCTATCGAGCACAGTGGTTACTCTGTATTCGCAGGTGTTGGTGAGCGTACTCGTGAAGGTAACGATTTCTATCATGAAATGAACGAGTCTAACGTACTTGATAAAGTATCGTTGGTTTACGGTCAAATGAACGAGCCTCCTGGAAACCGTTTACGCGTGGCGTTGACTGGTTTAACCATGGCTGAGAAATTCCGTGACGAAGGTCGTGACGTGCTTTTCTTCGTAGATAACATCTACCGTTATACGCTTGCTGGTACAGAAGTATCTGCATTGCTAGGTCGTATGCCTTCTGCGGTAGGTTATCAGCCCACATTGGCTGAAGAAATGGGTGTGCTGCAAGAGCGTATCGCATCAACTAAGACAGGTTCAATCACGTCAATCCAAGCGGTATACGTACCTGCGGATGATTTGACGGATCCATCACCTGCTACAACGTTCGCTCACTTAGATGCAACGGTTGTATTGTCACGTGATATCGCCTCTCTTGGTATCTACCCAGCGGTTGACCCACTTGATTCAACTTCACGTCAACTTGACCCACTAGTTATTGGTCAAGAGCACTATGAAACTGCACGTGGCGTTCAATCAGTTCTTCAACGTTATAAAGAGCTTAAAGACATCATCGCTATTTTGGGCATGGACGAATTATCAGAAGAAGATAAATTGTCTGTATCACGTGCTCGTAAAATCCAGCGCTTCTTGTCACAGCCTTTCTTTGTTGCTGAAGTATTCACCGGTTCACCTGGTAAATACGTATCTTTGAAAGATACCATCAGTGGCTTTAAAGGTATTCTTGAAGGCGAGTTTGACGACCTTCCTGAACAAGCTTTCTACATGGTTGGTTCAATCGAAGAAGCATCTGAGAAAGCCAAAAAAATGTAA